In Neofelis nebulosa isolate mNeoNeb1 chromosome 10, mNeoNeb1.pri, whole genome shotgun sequence, one DNA window encodes the following:
- the LOC131488055 gene encoding phospholipase A and acyltransferase 4-like codes for MGCSPRPSSLPRPFSASVLASPAAPRDVSPTPGNLLGASFSIICSVLSSKAVVRLELLRDVVGHCRYRVNNHLDHKYKPRPVNVIIYSAKKKIGEEMEYRLLGKNCEHFVTDLRYGVPHSRQVEHTLIGGGVSLGLGILGMIGYSLVKT; via the exons ATGGGGTGCTCCCCTCGGCCTTCTTCCTTGCCccgccccttctctgcctccGTCTTGGCTTCCCCAGCGGCTCCCCGTGACGTGTCTCCGACTCCAGGTAACCTCCTGGGGGCCAGCTTCTCCATCATCTGCTCCGTTCTGAGCAGCAAGGCAGTGGTGAGACTAGAGCTCCTGCGGGACGTGGTGGGGCACTGCCGCTATAGGGTCAACAACCACTTGGACCACAAGTACAAACCACGGCCTGTGAACGTGATCATCTATTCTGCGAAGAAGAAGATTGGTGAGGAGATGGAGTACAGGCTTCTGGGCAAGAACTGTGAGCATTTTGTCACCGATCTGAGATACGGTGTGCCCCACAGCAGGCAG GTGGAACATACCCTGATTGGAGGAGGGGTGTCCCTGGGACTCGGCATTCTAGGCATGATTGGCTACTCACTTGTGAAGACATGA